A window of Candidatus Hydrogenedentota bacterium contains these coding sequences:
- the rpsU gene encoding 30S ribosomal protein S21: MTKVRVKSDEPFEKALRRFKKKCNKEGLMQRIKEIKHFEKPSERRRRRLAKAMARAVMEQK, translated from the coding sequence GTGACGAAAGTTCGCGTTAAGTCCGACGAACCATTCGAAAAGGCGTTGCGCCGCTTCAAGAAGAAGTGCAACAAAGAGGGCCTGATGCAGCGCATCAAGGAAATCAAGCACTTCGAGAAGCCGAGTGAACGCCGCCGCCGCCGCCTCGCCAAGGCCATGGCCCGCGCCGTAATGGAACAGAAATAA
- the rpoB gene encoding DNA-directed RNA polymerase subunit beta, which yields MAVAPRTERPSLGTIPDVYELPDLIEIQTKSYSDFLQWDVPPDERLSQGLQEVFLDVFPIEAPNKLTRLEFVHYSFAPPKYTIAECQERGMTYAASLKALLRLVRYEEVGSGANRELREKLMLEQEVFLGELPIMTPTGTFIINGAERVIVSQLHKSPGVSFERKIHQNGKPLLSARIIPYRGAWLEFEYDISDYLWLTIDRRSKLPATTFLKAFGYIEAQEILQLFYRFETMTFGRTKVKLGSESLEPEEAVGLWVAADVIDPETGEIMADAATELTLTTIERVMASQVQEIQVLNKDDVARDATIVHTLSQDKTQTQEDALRDVYARIRPGDPATDATCRTFFQRLFFDPSRYDFAPVGRYKINRKLGLQIEQDIKILTKEDVVATLQYLVKLRSGEGVLDDIDHLGNRRVRAVGELLSNQVRIGLVRMERTVRERMNFQEEDQLSPQTLVNPKPVSAVIKDFFGRSQLSHFMDQINPLAELTHKRRLSALGPGGLSRERAGFEVRDVHPTHYGRICPIETPEGPNIGLMASLSTYSRINQYGFLETPYRKVDSGKVLEDVEMLSAYDEDNYVIAQANAPLDKRSKFVNRQVLCRHRGDFPQAAPEGVDYMDISTKQLVSVAAALIPFLEHDDANRALMGSNMQRQAVPLLKTDSPLVGTGLEHVTARNSGTVVRAERDGTVEYADSEVIRIRSKKSKNDNPFRSEEDVYVLKKYVRSNQNTCITQRPIVYKGDKVHAGDIIADGPATDNGELALGRNVLVAFLPWEGYNFEDAIILSEELVKEDVFTSIHIQVYELEARDTKLGPEEITRDIPNVSEEALKNLDESGIVCIGSKVGPGDILVGKVTPKGETELAPEEKLLRAIFGEKAEDVRDASLTMPPGSSGVVVDVKVCSRKDKAADAQSKKTLLADVAKVKRQYDERIQEIRTTFVEMVRDDLVGLKILEDVYDHKTEELVLEKGKRIRVAHLDKGDYSVLARLRIEDKKTQQQLTRLVNMAAMEEAKLIAFRDSQIERMRKGDELPPGVIKLVKVFVAKKRRMSVGDKMAGRHGNKGVIAKIVPVEDMPFLPDGTPIQILLNPLGVPSRMNVGQLLETHLGWAAKALGLKVATPVFNGASEEKIREMLREAGLPETGKIRLRDGRSGLELHQDTCVGQIYMLKLNHLVDDKIHARAIGPYSLVTQQPLGGKAQFGGQRFGEMEVWALQAYGAAYTLQELLTFKSDDIQGRTKAYEAIVKGEREVDPGTPESFNVLVREIQSLCLDVIKLVKVDGTAEIEEEDEETLED from the coding sequence ATGGCCGTAGCTCCCCGCACCGAGCGACCCTCGCTGGGCACCATCCCAGACGTCTACGAGCTTCCCGATCTGATTGAAATCCAGACCAAGTCCTATTCGGATTTTCTTCAGTGGGACGTTCCGCCGGACGAACGCCTTTCCCAGGGCCTGCAGGAAGTTTTCCTGGATGTCTTTCCGATCGAGGCGCCCAATAAACTGACGCGCCTCGAATTCGTGCACTATTCTTTTGCGCCTCCGAAGTATACCATAGCGGAGTGCCAGGAGCGGGGGATGACCTACGCGGCGTCCCTCAAGGCGCTGCTGCGCCTGGTGCGCTATGAAGAGGTGGGGTCCGGCGCGAACCGGGAGCTGCGCGAGAAGCTGATGCTGGAGCAGGAGGTGTTTCTGGGCGAACTGCCCATTATGACGCCGACGGGCACGTTCATCATCAATGGCGCCGAGCGCGTGATTGTGAGCCAGCTCCACAAGTCGCCCGGCGTGTCCTTCGAGCGGAAGATCCACCAGAACGGCAAGCCGCTGCTTTCCGCGCGCATCATCCCCTACCGCGGGGCGTGGCTGGAGTTCGAATACGACATCAGCGACTACCTGTGGCTGACGATTGACCGGCGTTCGAAGCTGCCGGCCACGACCTTCCTGAAGGCCTTCGGCTATATCGAGGCCCAGGAGATTCTGCAGCTGTTCTACCGCTTCGAGACGATGACCTTCGGACGGACCAAGGTGAAGCTGGGTTCGGAATCGCTGGAGCCCGAAGAAGCGGTGGGCCTGTGGGTCGCCGCGGACGTGATCGACCCGGAGACGGGCGAGATTATGGCCGACGCGGCGACCGAGCTGACCCTGACCACGATCGAGCGCGTGATGGCGTCGCAAGTCCAGGAGATCCAGGTCCTGAACAAGGACGACGTGGCGCGCGACGCGACCATCGTGCATACGCTTTCCCAGGACAAGACGCAGACGCAGGAAGACGCGCTCCGCGACGTGTACGCGCGCATCCGCCCGGGCGATCCGGCCACGGACGCGACCTGCCGCACCTTCTTTCAGCGGCTGTTTTTCGATCCCAGCCGCTACGACTTCGCGCCGGTTGGCCGCTACAAGATCAACCGGAAGCTGGGCCTCCAGATCGAGCAGGACATCAAGATCCTGACCAAGGAAGACGTCGTCGCGACGCTGCAGTATCTGGTGAAGCTGCGCTCGGGCGAGGGCGTGCTCGACGACATCGACCACCTCGGCAACCGCCGCGTGCGCGCCGTGGGCGAGCTGCTGTCGAACCAGGTCCGCATCGGTCTGGTTCGCATGGAGCGGACCGTGCGCGAGCGGATGAACTTCCAGGAGGAAGATCAGCTCTCGCCGCAGACGCTGGTGAACCCCAAGCCGGTCAGCGCCGTCATCAAGGATTTCTTCGGCCGCAGCCAGCTTTCGCACTTCATGGACCAGATCAACCCGCTTGCCGAGTTGACGCACAAGCGCCGCCTGAGCGCCCTGGGGCCGGGCGGCCTGAGCCGCGAGCGCGCGGGCTTCGAGGTGCGCGACGTGCACCCGACGCACTACGGCCGCATTTGCCCGATCGAAACGCCCGAAGGCCCGAACATCGGCCTGATGGCGTCGCTTTCGACGTACTCGCGCATCAACCAGTACGGTTTCCTGGAGACGCCCTACCGAAAGGTGGACAGCGGCAAGGTCCTCGAGGACGTGGAGATGCTCTCCGCCTACGACGAGGACAACTACGTTATCGCGCAGGCGAACGCGCCGCTGGACAAGCGCAGCAAGTTCGTCAACCGCCAGGTGCTCTGCCGTCACCGGGGCGACTTCCCCCAGGCCGCGCCCGAGGGCGTGGACTACATGGACATTTCCACGAAGCAGCTCGTGAGCGTGGCGGCGGCCCTGATCCCGTTCCTGGAGCACGACGACGCGAACCGCGCGCTGATGGGTTCGAACATGCAGCGCCAGGCCGTGCCCCTGCTCAAGACCGATTCCCCGCTGGTGGGCACGGGCCTGGAGCACGTGACCGCGCGCAACTCGGGCACCGTGGTGCGCGCCGAGCGCGACGGCACGGTGGAGTACGCGGACAGCGAAGTGATCCGCATCCGCAGCAAGAAGTCGAAGAACGACAACCCCTTCCGCTCGGAAGAGGACGTGTATGTGCTGAAGAAGTACGTGCGCTCCAACCAGAACACGTGCATCACGCAGCGCCCGATCGTCTATAAGGGCGACAAGGTGCATGCGGGCGACATCATCGCGGACGGTCCGGCGACGGACAACGGCGAGCTCGCGCTTGGCCGCAACGTGCTGGTGGCGTTCCTGCCGTGGGAGGGCTACAACTTCGAGGACGCCATCATCCTGAGCGAGGAACTGGTGAAGGAAGACGTGTTCACGTCGATCCACATCCAGGTGTACGAGCTTGAGGCGCGTGACACGAAGCTGGGCCCCGAGGAAATCACGCGGGACATTCCGAACGTCAGCGAGGAGGCCCTGAAGAACCTCGACGAGAGCGGCATTGTCTGCATCGGATCGAAGGTGGGCCCGGGCGACATTCTGGTGGGCAAGGTCACGCCGAAGGGCGAGACCGAACTCGCGCCGGAAGAAAAGCTGCTCCGCGCCATCTTCGGCGAGAAGGCCGAGGATGTGCGGGACGCCTCCCTCACGATGCCGCCGGGATCCAGCGGCGTTGTGGTGGATGTAAAGGTCTGCAGCCGCAAGGACAAGGCGGCGGACGCGCAGTCGAAAAAGACGCTGCTGGCCGACGTGGCCAAGGTGAAGCGGCAGTACGACGAGCGGATCCAGGAAATCCGGACCACCTTCGTGGAGATGGTGCGCGATGACCTGGTGGGCCTGAAGATCCTCGAGGACGTGTACGACCACAAGACCGAGGAGCTGGTGCTGGAGAAGGGCAAGCGCATCCGCGTGGCGCACCTGGACAAGGGCGACTACAGCGTGCTGGCGCGCCTGCGCATTGAAGACAAAAAGACCCAGCAGCAGCTTACGCGGCTGGTGAACATGGCGGCGATGGAGGAGGCCAAGCTCATCGCCTTCCGCGACAGCCAGATCGAGCGGATGCGCAAGGGCGACGAACTGCCCCCGGGCGTCATCAAGCTGGTGAAGGTGTTCGTCGCGAAGAAGCGCCGCATGTCGGTGGGCGACAAGATGGCCGGCCGCCACGGGAACAAGGGCGTGATTGCCAAGATCGTTCCGGTGGAGGACATGCCCTTCCTGCCGGACGGCACGCCGATCCAGATCCTGCTGAACCCGCTGGGCGTGCCCTCGCGCATGAACGTGGGGCAGCTGCTGGAAACGCACCTGGGCTGGGCCGCGAAGGCGCTCGGCCTCAAGGTCGCCACCCCCGTGTTCAACGGGGCCTCGGAGGAGAAAATCCGCGAGATGCTCCGCGAGGCGGGCCTGCCGGAAACCGGCAAGATCCGGCTGCGCGACGGGCGCTCGGGCCTCGAGCTGCACCAGGACACCTGCGTGGGCCAGATTTACATGTTGAAGCTGAACCACCTGGTGGACGACAAGATCCACGCGCGCGCCATCGGGCCGTACTCGCTGGTGACGCAGCAGCCGCTGGGCGGCAAGGCGCAGTTCGGCGGCCAGCGTTTCGGTGAAATGGAAGTGTGGGCGCTCCAGGCCTATGGCGCCGCCTACACGCTTCAGGAACTGCTGACCTTCAAGTCCGACGACATCCAGGGCCGCACGAAGGCGTACGAGGCCATCGTGAAGGGCGAGCGCGAAGTGGATCCGGGGACGCCGGAGTCCTTCAACGTGCTTGTGCGCGAGATCCAGAGCCTGTGCCTTGATGTGATCAAGCTGGTGAAGGTGGACGGCACGGCGGAAATCGAAGAAGAAGACGAAGAAACGCTGGAGGACTAA
- a CDS encoding TolC family protein → MNFAVLMLAAIAGLSATAAPEMAAPEAAPPLDRAHRADNTELAGYIEEAVARNPELQALHARWLAALQRVPQARSLDDPMFRFSYFVKSPGKDFQLVLGQTFPWFGTLRARADEAAHEAEAAFARMLVARNRIVLDTKLAYYELAALDATESILEAESALRGELEKLARERYALGMEMQDDVLRLENERESQYDQLLSLRERRPSVAAALNEAAGRDLLAEVAPPSEIEAPPAPPEAPDIAALIQRMHPELRELEALADAAAAGVVVARKMGYPEIALETMYEFGRNPGSAGMDPLAPGRIGTYRRLAETALGRTPFNPADTAMDLYDLGYRESMKAEDEWSITLGLSLPIWRKKVRAGVAEAEQEVRAIEFEQAAVRRRLEREVHGALFRMRDAERQYRLVRERLHPTAARTTAIVRERYASGDLDTVLAEVLMATGDEFAIDRMGVELLRAWRSASAEVEFLLGGPWE, encoded by the coding sequence ATGAACTTCGCCGTCTTAATGTTGGCGGCCATCGCGGGGTTGTCCGCGACGGCGGCCCCGGAAATGGCGGCGCCCGAAGCGGCCCCGCCCCTCGACCGCGCGCACCGCGCCGACAACACCGAACTCGCCGGCTATATCGAGGAGGCGGTGGCGCGGAACCCGGAATTGCAGGCGCTGCACGCGCGCTGGCTTGCGGCGCTGCAACGCGTCCCGCAGGCGCGCAGCCTGGACGATCCCATGTTCCGCTTCAGCTACTTTGTGAAGAGCCCGGGCAAGGACTTTCAGCTGGTTCTCGGACAGACCTTTCCCTGGTTTGGCACGCTGCGCGCCCGGGCGGATGAAGCGGCGCACGAGGCGGAGGCGGCCTTTGCGCGCATGCTGGTTGCGCGCAACCGGATTGTGCTGGACACGAAGCTCGCCTACTACGAGCTCGCGGCGCTGGACGCGACCGAGTCCATCCTGGAGGCGGAGAGCGCGTTGCGCGGCGAACTGGAGAAACTGGCGCGCGAACGCTACGCGCTGGGCATGGAGATGCAGGACGACGTCCTCCGCCTGGAGAACGAGCGCGAGAGCCAGTACGATCAGTTACTTTCGCTACGGGAGCGGCGCCCATCGGTGGCCGCGGCGCTCAACGAGGCGGCGGGCCGTGATCTGCTGGCCGAGGTGGCGCCGCCATCCGAAATCGAGGCGCCGCCCGCGCCGCCGGAAGCGCCGGATATCGCCGCGCTGATCCAGCGGATGCACCCGGAACTGCGCGAACTCGAAGCCCTGGCCGACGCCGCGGCGGCCGGTGTAGTCGTGGCGCGGAAAATGGGATATCCCGAGATCGCGCTGGAGACCATGTACGAGTTCGGCAGGAACCCGGGCAGCGCGGGCATGGATCCGCTCGCCCCGGGCCGGATCGGGACCTACCGCCGCCTGGCGGAGACCGCGCTGGGCCGGACGCCCTTTAATCCGGCCGACACCGCGATGGATCTCTATGATCTCGGCTATCGCGAATCGATGAAGGCCGAGGACGAGTGGTCGATCACCCTGGGCCTGAGCCTGCCCATCTGGCGCAAGAAGGTGCGCGCCGGCGTGGCGGAGGCGGAGCAGGAGGTGCGCGCCATTGAGTTCGAACAGGCGGCAGTACGGCGGCGGCTGGAGCGCGAAGTGCACGGCGCGCTCTTCCGTATGCGCGACGCGGAGCGGCAGTACCGGCTAGTGCGGGAGCGCCTGCACCCCACGGCCGCGCGGACCACGGCCATCGTGCGCGAGCGCTACGCCTCGGGAGACCTGGACACCGTGCTCGCCGAAGTGCTGATGGCCACCGGCGACGAGTTTGCTATAGACAGGATGGGCGTCGAATTGCTGCGCGCGTGGCGATCCGCGTCGGCGGAAGTCGAGTTCCTGCTCGGCGGTCCCTGGGAGTAG
- the proS gene encoding proline--tRNA ligase — translation MAKGITPRAEDYAQWYIDVVRKAEMADHSPVKGCMVIKPTGYGIWEKIQQRLDRMFKETGHVNAYFPMLIPESFLKKEAEHVEGFAPECAVVTHGGGKKLEEPLVIRPTSETIIWDSYRTWINSYRDLPILINQWANVCRWEMRTRLFLRTTEFLWQEGHTAHATHEEAEEETYKMVQIYREFAEEYLAMPVLVGKKTEKEKFAGALHTYCIEGLMQDGKALQAGTSHHLGQNFAKAFDVKFQDKDKELKYVYATSWGVSTRLIGAMIMTHSDDNGLVIPPRLAPLPVVIVPIYRTDEEQALVLEQARAMTEGWDPLFYRIDDRDHYKPGFKFAEWELKGVPLRIEIGPRDVASGNVVAARRDTGEKVTLPMAGLREKLEGLLEDIQASLFTRARERTAANTHTVDSYDEYQARIKEGGFFRVFLDHENPEVENRLQEDTKSTIRCIPFDAEREEGECMITGKPCHYRVVAAQSY, via the coding sequence ATGGCCAAGGGCATCACCCCGCGCGCGGAAGACTACGCGCAGTGGTATATCGACGTTGTACGCAAGGCGGAGATGGCGGATCATTCCCCCGTGAAGGGGTGCATGGTCATCAAGCCGACGGGCTACGGGATCTGGGAGAAGATCCAGCAGCGGCTGGACCGGATGTTCAAGGAGACGGGCCACGTCAACGCGTATTTCCCGATGCTGATCCCGGAGAGCTTCCTGAAGAAGGAGGCGGAGCACGTGGAGGGCTTCGCGCCGGAGTGCGCCGTGGTGACGCATGGCGGCGGGAAGAAGCTGGAAGAGCCGCTGGTCATCCGGCCGACTTCGGAGACGATTATCTGGGACTCCTACCGGACGTGGATCAACTCCTACCGGGATCTTCCCATCCTTATCAACCAGTGGGCCAATGTGTGCCGCTGGGAAATGCGGACGCGGCTGTTCCTCCGGACGACGGAGTTCCTCTGGCAGGAAGGGCACACGGCGCACGCCACCCACGAGGAGGCCGAGGAAGAGACCTACAAGATGGTGCAAATCTACCGGGAGTTTGCCGAGGAATACCTGGCGATGCCGGTGCTGGTGGGGAAGAAGACGGAGAAGGAGAAGTTCGCCGGGGCGCTGCACACCTACTGCATCGAGGGCCTCATGCAGGACGGGAAGGCGCTTCAGGCGGGCACATCGCACCACTTGGGACAGAATTTCGCGAAGGCCTTCGACGTGAAGTTCCAGGACAAGGACAAGGAACTGAAGTATGTGTACGCCACGAGCTGGGGCGTGAGCACGCGGCTGATCGGGGCGATGATCATGACGCACAGCGACGACAATGGCCTGGTCATTCCGCCGCGGCTGGCTCCGCTGCCGGTGGTCATTGTGCCGATCTACCGGACCGACGAGGAGCAGGCGCTGGTGCTGGAGCAGGCGCGGGCCATGACGGAGGGCTGGGACCCGCTGTTTTACCGGATCGATGATCGCGATCACTACAAGCCGGGCTTCAAGTTTGCGGAGTGGGAGCTCAAGGGCGTACCGCTCCGCATCGAAATCGGCCCGCGCGACGTGGCCAGCGGCAACGTGGTGGCGGCGCGGCGCGACACCGGCGAGAAGGTGACGCTGCCGATGGCGGGCCTGCGCGAGAAGCTGGAGGGGCTGCTGGAGGATATCCAGGCGAGCCTGTTTACTCGGGCGCGGGAACGGACCGCCGCAAACACCCATACCGTGGACAGTTACGACGAGTACCAGGCGCGGATCAAGGAGGGCGGTTTCTTCCGGGTATTCCTCGATCACGAGAATCCGGAGGTGGAGAACCGCCTGCAGGAGGACACGAAGTCCACCATTCGCTGCATCCCCTTCGACGCGGAGCGGGAAGAGGGCGAGTGCATGATTACGGGCAAGCCCTGCCACTACCGGGTGGTGGCCGCTCAATCGTATTGA